A DNA window from Rhinolophus sinicus isolate RSC01 linkage group LG10, ASM3656204v1, whole genome shotgun sequence contains the following coding sequences:
- the CCDC69 gene encoding coiled-coil domain-containing protein 69 — translation MGCGHSTLSCCKPPKKRRREPGQPPRPEPQELGPLNGDTATTAQLCASEEAEQHQTDITRIFQQHEEDKKKWIQQVEKERELELREKLDEQRRVLEGEHEAALKDLQASYEQEKEALTHSFQEAKTALQETIDGLTSQLEAFQAKMKRVEESILSRDYKKHIQDYGSPSQFWEQELESLHFVIEMKNERIHELDKRLILMETVKEKNLMLEEKITTLQQENEDLHVRGRKQMVVSRQLSDDLLLAREALEKESQLRRQLQQEKEELLYRVLGADAASAFPLASVTPTEVSFLAT, via the exons AGACGCCGAGAACCAGGTCAGCCACCCAGACCAGAGCCTCAGGAACTAGGTCCCCTCAATGGGGACACAG CCACAACTGCCCAGCTCTGTGCATCTGAGGAAGCTGAGCAGCACCAGACGGATATAACCAGAATTTTCCAGCAGCATGAAGAGGACAAGAAGAAATGGATCCAACAA gtggagaaggagagggagctAGAGCTTCGAGAGAAGCTGGACGAGCAGCGAAGAGTCCTGGAGGGAGAGCATGAGGCAGCCCTAAAAG ACCTCCAGGCCTCGTACGAGCAAGAGAAAGAAGCCCTTACCCATTCCTTCCAGGAGGCCAAGACAGCCCTGCAG GAGACCATTGATGGACTGACCTCACAACTGGAAGCCTTCCAGGCCAAGATGAAGAGAGTAGAGGAATCCATTCTGAGCCGAGACTATAAGAAGCACATCCAG GATTACGGGAGCCCCAGTCAGTTCTGGGAGCAGGAGCTGGAGAGCTTGCACTTTGTCATCGAGATGAAGAATGAGCGTATTCACGAGCTAGACAAGCGGCTGATCCTCATGGAAACAGTG aaagaaaaaaacctgatgCTGGAGGAGAAAATCACCACCCTCCAACAGGAGAATGAGGACCTCCATGTCCGAGGCCGTAAGCAGATGGTTGTGTCAAG GCAGCTCTCGGACGACCTGCTTCTCGCCCGCGAGGCCCTGGAGAAGGAGTCGCAGTTAAGGCGACAGCTccagcaggagaaggaggagctgCTGTACCGGGTGCTTGGGGCCGATGCCGCCTCCGCCTTCCCCCTGGCCTCCGTCACCCCCACCGAGGTCTCCTTCTTGGCCACATAG